A single window of Nicotiana sylvestris chromosome 3, ASM39365v2, whole genome shotgun sequence DNA harbors:
- the LOC104242981 gene encoding uncharacterized protein codes for MRGNVEDVNGNLLMRRENEKMPFNGVLLVSVAKTSAEVWQFLSCLPDPIESEQLLDLVICFPLQQLGRLALCVWTFLCVPPDPYYYRRYSYNSSASSSSSSFYDEEDLVGASPPVAAPQYYYDSSSSSHSD; via the exons ATGAGAGGCAATGTGGAAGATGTAAACGGGAATTTGCTTATGAGAAGAGAGAATG AGAAAATGCCATTCAACGGAGTATTATTAGTGTCAGTGGCGAAAACATCAGCAGAAGTTTGGCAATTCTTATCATGTCTGCCAGACCCAATTGAGAGCGAGCAGCTATTGGATCTGGTCATCTGCTTCCCTCTTCAACAATTGGGTCGCTTAGCTCTTTGTGTTTGGACTTTCCTTTGTGTCCCACCTGACCCTTATTACTATCGCCGTTACTCTTACAATtcttctgcgtcttcttcatcttcatcatttTATGACGAGGAGGATCTTGTTGGTGCTTCCCCTCCTGTTGCAGCTCCTCAATATTACTatgattcttcttcttcttcacattcGGATTGA